From one Cynocephalus volans isolate mCynVol1 chromosome X, mCynVol1.pri, whole genome shotgun sequence genomic stretch:
- the LOC134368567 gene encoding LOW QUALITY PROTEIN: olfactory receptor 10V1-like (The sequence of the model RefSeq protein was modified relative to this genomic sequence to represent the inferred CDS: inserted 1 base in 1 codon; deleted 2 bases in 1 codon) yields MDTCWKNHTLGSEFIILGFGDLAELRILLFGLFLILHLVTLAGHMTIVLVTLTNSCLQTPMYFFLRNLSTIEIGYVLVIVPNMLVNFLSGNQRMPFLGCALQMQLFVALGGAECFLLAAMAYDRFVAVCHPLRYTIIITRALCLHMLSLACVGGFALSLTLTTLIFLRPFCQSREVDHFFCNIPAVLFLACADTRANEMAVCLVCTLVLLLPXMLIVLSYGFIISAVLSIHFAEGRSKAFSTCAGHLLVSLLHYGCAIFTYIHPKSCYTPGQDKIVSLTYTNVTPMLYPVIYSLRNKEVKGALRSLLGCHRG; encoded by the exons ATGGACACGTGCTGGAAAAACCACACCCTAGGCTCTGAGTTTATCATCTTGGGCTTTGGAGACCTGGCCGAGCTGCGAATCCTCCTTTTTGGACTCTTTCTAATCCTGCATCTTGTCACCCTAGCGGGGCACATGACTATTGTGCTCGTCACCCTCACGAACTCCTGTCTCCAGACccccatgtatttcttccttcgAAACCTGTCCACCATTGAAATTGGCTATGTACTGGTTATTGTCCCCAACATGCTGGTCAACTTCCTGTCCGGGAACCAGCGGATGCCCTTCCTGGGCTGTGCCCTGCAGATGCAACTCTTCGTCGCCCTTGGTGGGGCAGAGTGTTTCCTCCTGGCCgccatggcctatgaccgcttcGTGGCCGTCTGCCACCCCCTGCGCTACACAATCATTATCACCAGGGCCCTATGCCTGCACATGCTGTCTCTGGCATGTGTCGGCGGCTTTGCCCTCTCACTCACCCTCACCACGCTGATATTCCTCCGGCCCTTCTGCCAGTCCCGTGAGGTCGACCATTTCTTCTGCAACATCCCTGCGGTGCTATTCCTGGCCTGCGCAGACACACGAGCCAACGAGATGGCAGTCTGCCTC GTCTGCACGCTCGTCCTGCTGCTCC CCATGCTCATCGTGCTGTCCTACGGATTCATTATCAGCGCCGTCCTCAGCATCCACTTTGCTGAGGGCAGGagcaaagccttctccacctgtgctgGGCACCTGCTGGTCTCTCTCCTGCACTATGGCTGTGCGATATTCACCTACATTCACCCCAAGTCATGCTACACCCCGGGACAGGACAAAATCGTGTCCTTGACCTACACCAATGTCACCCCCATGCTCTACCCTGtgatctacagcctgaggaacaaggaAGTCAAGGGAGCCCTCAGGAGCCTCCTGGGGTGCCACAGAGGCTGA